One part of the Rutidosis leptorrhynchoides isolate AG116_Rl617_1_P2 chromosome 1, CSIRO_AGI_Rlap_v1, whole genome shotgun sequence genome encodes these proteins:
- the LOC139868719 gene encoding MACPF domain-containing protein At1g14780-like, protein MDWCNKPMEDMALESLGLGFDVASDFRLKFAKRCPNGERLVEIDESRKRDIVIPGTGKVISGVSEDIRCDKGDRIRFKSDVLEFHKMSELLNQRSSIQGKVPSGYFNALFDLSGSWLNDSADAKYLAFDGYFISLYYLHLIASPPVLQESVKKSVPTYWNPLLLARFIQTYGTHIIVGMAVGGQDLICVKQKSSSTISPRELKGYLDDLGDSLFSDNRSPSLLERKARDSKQKVPDVFTRMLQPHTMQFTNITETSSKDGLTVIECKRGGDVFSESHSNWLQTVGTNPDAMLFKFVPITSLLNGIPGSGYLSHAINLYLRYKPALEDLQCFLEFQVPTLWAPIFCELPLRHQQRKTSCPRLQFSFLGPKIYVSTTQVLSDDKPVIGLRLFLEGKKSNRLAMHVQHLSSLPDTISHTISNSTVTRKSSLWQGSDEYHSSTQYLEPVRWKRYSNVCTSIVKHDPNWLNQQPSGCGVFIVTGAQLISKGKWPKTILHLRLLFTYIPKCTIRKTEWAGAPAVARKSSLYTNISSAFSFTQRSVANTQKQQVATLNSGVFPDCPPVPVRSTKLRKYVDTDEVVRGPHDSPGHWLVTAGRLVMDGGKIGLHVKFALLDFAPES, encoded by the exons ATGGATTGGTGTAACAAACCTATGGAGGATATGGCTCTAGAatcgttagggttagggtttgatgtTGCTAGTGATTTTCGGTTAAAGTTTGCGAAAAGATGTCCGAATGGTGAACGGTTGGTGGAAATTGATGAATCCAGAAAGAGAGACATTGTGATTCCTGGAACTGGTAAGGTTATTTCGGGTGTTTCGGAGGATATTCGGTGCGATAAAGGAGATCGTATTCGGTTTAAATCCGATGTTTTGGAGTTTCATAAG ATGTCAGAATTACTTAATCAGAGATCATCAATACAAGGAAAAGTACCATCAGGGTACTTCAATGCACTATTTGATCTAAGCGGATCTTGGTTAAATGATAGTGCTGATGCCAAATATCTTGCATTTGACGGTTACTTTATATCTCTGTATTATTTGCACCTAATAGCATCTCCACCGGTACTCCAAGAAAGCGTCAAGAAGTCTGTTCCAACTTATTGGAATCCGTTGTTACTAGCTCG GTTCATTCAGACATACGGAACACACATTATCGTGGGAATGGCTGTCGGAGGTCAAGATTTAATTTGCGTTAAACAAAAATCATCCTCTACTATTTCTCCAAGAGAACTTAAAGGATATTTGGATGATCTTGGAGATAGTCTGTTTTCAGATAATAGGAGTCCGTCTTTGTTAGAGAGAAAAGCAAGAGACAGCAAACAAAAG GTTCCGGATGTCTTCACCCGTATGTTGCAGCCACATACCATGCAATTCACTAACATTACAGAAACATCAAGTAAGGAT GGCCTTACCGTTATTGAGTGTAAAAGAGGCGGGGATGTATTTTCCGAGAGTCATTCAAATTGGCTTCAGACGGTGGGTACTAATCCTGATGCTATGCTTTTCAAATTTGTACCAATAACTTCTCTTCTTAACGGAATCCCGGGAAGTGGATACCTTAGCCACGCAATCAACTTATATTTACGCT ATAAGCCGGCTCTTGAAGATTTGCAATGTTTCTTGGAATTTCAAGTTCCTACACTATGGGCACCTATATTTTGTGAGTTACCTCTTAGGCATCAACAAAGAAAAACCTCGTGCCCTCGGCTTCAATTTAGTTTCTTGGGCCCCAAGATCTATGTCAGTACAACCCAG GTATTAAGTGATGATAAACCGGTGATTGGCCTACGTTTATTTTTGGAAGGGAAAAAAAGCAACCGATTAGCAATGCACGTACAACATCTCTCAAGTCTTCCTGATACCATATCACACACAATCTCAAATTCCACCGTAACCCGCAAATCATCTTTATGGCAAGGCTCTGACGAATACCATTCTAGCACTCAGTATCTCGAACCAGTCAGATGGAAACGATATTCAAACGTATGTACATCCATAGTCAAACACGACCCTAACTGGCTTAACCAACAACCATCAGGCTGTGGAGTCTTTATTGTAACCGGGGCCCAGCTTATCAGCAAGGGAAAATGGCCTAAAACCATACTACACCTTCGGTTACTCTTCACCTACATTCCCAAGTGTACCATCCGTAAAACCGAATGGGCTGGTGCACCAGCAGTAGCTCGCAAGTCGAGCCTTTATACTAATATAAGCTCGGCTTTTAGCTTCACCCAACGTTCGGTTGCTAATACACAGAAACAGCAGGTTGCAACCCTTAACTCAGGTGTGTTTCCTGACTGCCCACCAGTACCGGTCCGGTCTACAAAGCTACGTAAATATGTAGACACGGACGAGGTTGTTCGGGGGCCACATGACTCACCGGGTCATTGGTTGGTGACTGCGGGTAGGCTAGTAATGGATGGTGGTAAAATTGGGTTACATGTTAAGTTTGCTTTATTAGATTTTGCACCCGAATCATAA
- the LOC139868711 gene encoding probable aldo-keto reductase 2, protein MGEVIEMPTRKIGSQGLKVSAIGLGCMSMSQPNNNKSQQQMIQLLHTAIDSGVTFLDTSDVYASHANELLIGQALKGVRRDKVQLATKFGIKAVSPETGLIVNGDPAYVKEACEGSLKRLGVDCIDLYYVHRIDTTIPIEITMGALKELVEEGKVKYVGLSEASPETIKRAHAVHPITAIQLEWSLWTRDVEEEIIPTCRELGIGIVPFSPLGKGFFSAGPNLTKNLPDSDLRKHVPRLQGENLKQNTLLFERVTEMAKKKGCTTSQLALAWVLHQGDDVSPIPGTTKIENFKENIGAITVILSKEDMDELEEIASLVKGDRYPDAIMQFTWKHSNTPPLSTWKA, encoded by the exons atggGGGAAGTAATTGAAATGCCAACAAGAAAGATTGGATCACAAGGTTTAAAAGTATCAGCAATTGGATTGGGATGTATGAGTATGTCCCAACCCAACAACAACAAATCTCAACAACAAATGATCCAACTTCTACACACCGCCATTGACTCCGGTGTTACGTTTCTTGATACGTCCGATGTCTACGCCTCTCATGCCAACGAACTCCTTATCGGCCAG GCTCTAAAAGGAGTGAGGAGAGACAAGGTTCAATTAGCTACAAAGTTTGGAATCAAGGCTGTCTCACCAGAAACAGGGTTGATTGTGAATGGTGATCCTGCATACGTAAAGGAAGCTTGTGAAGGTAGCTTGAAGCGGTTAGGAGTTGATTGCATTGATCTCTATTACGTTCATCGTATTGATACAACCATCCCTATTGAAATCACG ATGGGAGCATTAAAGGAATTAGTTGAAGAAGGAAAGGTGAAATATGTAGGTTTGTCAGAAGCATCACCAGAAACAATTAAAAGGGCTCATGCTGTTCATCCGATAACTGCTATTCAGCTTGAATGGTCATTGTGGACAAGAGATGTTGAAGAAGAAATTATTCCTACTTGCAG GGAACTTGGTATAGGGATTGTTCCATTTTCGCCTCTAGGAAAAGGGTTCTTCTCTGCTGGTCCAAATCTGACCAAAAACCTTCCCGACAGTGACCTTCGAAAG CATGTACCGAGGCTTCAAGGTGAGAACTTGAAGCAGAACACACTTTTGTTCGAAAGGGTAACCGAAATGGCAAAAAAGAAAGGTTGCACGACATCACAACTAGCGTTAGCGTGGGTGCTACACCAAGGTGATGATGTGTCGCCTATACCTGGTACGACCAAGATAGAGAACTTCAAGGAAAACATTGGTGCAATAACAGTAATATTGAGTAAAGAAGACATGGATGAGCTTGAAGAAATTGCATCATTGGTGAAGGGTGATAGATATCCAGATGCAATAATGcaatttacttggaagcattctaaTACTCCCCCATTATCAACATGGAAAGCCTAA